The sequence CACGATAATGACCGACCCCGCGTTTTTCATGATGAAAGCGGCATCCTCCGCGCTACCCTGCTTCACGGGTCTTTCTTCTGCCCCCGCCACGCCTGCAACGCCACTATCGCCGCCGAAGCCACCGAGGATGACGTTGAAAAACGAGCGATTCATGCCTTTGCACATAATGTACGAGAGAATCGCCCCAGATGAACCGACAAGCGCACCGGTGATGATCAACGCTGAGTTTTGCAAGGTAAAACCAATGCCGGCAGCGGCCCAGCCAGAATACGAATTCAGCATAGACACAACGACAGGCATATCTGCCCCGCCGATAGGAATAATAATCAGCACTCCCAACAAAAACGCAAGAGCCGTCATTCCCCAAAAATACGCCGGTGACTGGTCCATATAGAAAGCCACCATCAGCCCCGCCAGACACAAACCCAAGAGCGCGTTCAGCGGGTGCTGACCTCTAAACACCACCGGGGCGCCAGATACCAATCCTTGAAGCTTGGTGAACGCAATGATTGAACCGGAAAAAGTAATTGCACCAATAACCACCCCTAACGACATTTCGATACGGCTGCCCGCATAGATCAGGCCGCTCGCATCAAGCAATTTAAATGCAGCAGGATTTGAGTAGGCTGCGGCCGCAACCAGCACGGCCGCCAACCCCACCAGACTGTGGAACGCCGCCACCAATTGCGGCATTGCCGTCATCGCGATTCGATGAGCAATGGTTAAACCAATAGTTGCACCCAATAAAAGTGCGCCGATTATCCACCAATAGGACGTAATTTCGGGGCTGACCATGGTAGTAACGATTGCCAGCGCCATGCCCGCCATACCCAACCGATTTCCGGTGCGAGACGTTTCTGGCGAAGATAGCCCCCGTAAAGCAAGAATAAAAAGTACCGACGCCACCAAATAGGCAAACGCGGTTACACTGCCTGAAATATTTAACATGGCATTCCCCTATTTTTTCTTTTTGTACATGGCGAGCATGCGCTGGGTAACCGCGAAGCCACCAAAAATATTAATGGCCGCCAGAACCATCGCCGCGAACCCTAGAATTTTGGCCGGACTCATTTCCTCGGGGCCCGCAGCCACCAGCGCTCCAACAATAATTACGCTGGAAATCGCGTTGGTGACAGCCATCAATGGCGTGTGCAACGCGGGTGTTACACTCCACACCACGTAGTAACCCACGAAAACCGCCAGAACGAATATCGATAATTGCGAAACAAATTCCCCATGCATAATTAATTCTCCCCAGTGTCGAGAAATTGCGGGTGCACAATATGGCCGTCGCGAGTCAGTAGCGTCGCCGCGATAATTTCATCGTCCCAATTGAATTTGAGCGCCTTGGATTCAGGCTGGAGATGCGGCTCTAGAAATGCGTAGAGGTTTCTCGCATAGAGAGCACTTGCATCGGCGGCAATCCGCGCGGGCATATTCTGATAGCCGATAATACTTACCCCGTCGGCGTCCACCACCTCGCCACTGCGCGAAAGCGCACAATTTCCACCCTGTTCGACCGCCATGTCCACAATAATCGACCCCGGCCGCATCTGTGCGACCATCTCAGCCGTAATTAACGTCGGTGCCGGTCGCCCCGGAATCAGCGCAGTACAAATGGCAATATCCTGTTTCGCGAGCGTAGCCGCCACCAGCTCAGCCTGACGCCGCTTAAATTCATCACTCATTTCTTTGGCATAGCCTCCAGCGGTCTCGGCGTTCGCCATCTCCGCGGATTCCACCATGACAAATTTCGCCCCCAGGCTTTCAACCTGCTCTTTCGCCGCGGGCCGTACATCGGTCCCGCAGACCACCGCCCCCAAGCGTCGCGCCGTTGCAATTGCCTGCAAGCCGGCGACACCAGCCCCCAGCACCATCACCTTAGCGGGAGCGATTGTTCCCGCTGCCGTCATCATCATCGGCATTGCACGCTCGTACTCGAATGCCGCTTCCAGCACCGCCCGATACCCCGCCAGATTCGCCTGAGAACTGAGTACATCCATGGTTTGCGCGCGGGTGATACGCGGCACAAATTCCATTGCCAGCGCGGTCACGCCGGCGCGTTCGTATGCCCGCAAGGACTCTGGTGCGTTGTAGGGAGACAGCTGTGATACCAGAGTGCAGCCCGGTTGTAGGTACGCCAATTCATCCACGTCGCCCTCGCCCGCCAGCAACGGCCGCTGGACTTTAAGCACTATGTCGGACCCGCGGAGCGTAGTTTCGATATCGGCGGCGATGATTGCACCGGCCTGTTCAAAGGCTTCATCAGGGATTCGGCTGGCTATGCCCGCCGTTGCTTCCACCACAACCTCGGCGCCTTTAGAGACAAATTTTTTGACGACCTCCGGGGTAATAGCGACGCGCCTCTCGTGCGCGCGCCGCTCTTTCAAAATCGCTATTTTCATAGGCTGGCCTCGCTCTGTTGTCGACGTTGGGAGGCGTGAGTGAAACGGATCTCCCCTGAATACACAGCATATGCTGCAACACAGCCATAACTTTGACCTGGAATAACCAAAGCTCAGGTTGCGTTCGCGAAAAGCAGAACTTTCACCGGCGCGATTTGTGTCGTCGTTGCGAGATGGATTACATGAATGCTGATCGAAGTAAGTAAGACAAAGGAGCCTGGTGGGGGAAAGCCTGAAAAGTGGGTTTGTAGAAATGAGCTAGAAGGGAATTGAAAGGAGATAGAGAGGAGATCGGGCCAGATGCTTCTGGCCCGATAAATGAGGCGGGGCCAGGAGCTACCCGAAATTTTCCTGCACGGTTGCCAAAGTACCCTTGGCGTAGATAGATTCCAACCAGTGAACGGTGCGCTCAACAAATTGCGTCTCTGATTTCAGATCCGTACCGAAAATTTTCTCGACGCCAACAATGTCGGCTACCATCTGCTTGGCATCACCCTTGGCCGCATCGCAAATCTCACGTAATTGCCCTGCCAGCGGGTCACGCACATCAATTGCTTCGCCCTTTTCATCGACTCCGGAGACATACCGAATCCATGCTGCAACAGCTAGACAGATAATATCGATCTGTTTTTCGCCGCCGAGTTGGTCACGCAAAGAGCTCAATAGACGCTGCGGCAGTTTTTGCGACCCATCCATGGCAATCTGCCAAGTGCGGTGCTTCAAACCGCTGTTAGCGAAACGATCACGCAATTGTTGTTTGTAATGCTGAATATCGAATCCGGTGGGTTCTTCCACCACCAAGCCAGCTTCGCGATCCATAAATATCCTGCACATATTCACAAATGCCGGCTGCGCCATGACTTCGTTGATGGTGTTAAACCCAGACAGATAACCGGTATAGGCCAATAGCGAATGGCTGCCATTAAGCAGGCGCAGTTTCATGTGCTCGTAAACAGTGACATCATCCACCAACAGCGCACCGACTTTTTCCCACGCCGGCCGATCATTGCAGAACTTGTCCTCTATCACCCACTGAATAAACGGCTCGCCGATAACCATAGCCTCATCGCGCATACCCAGCTTTGCTTCAAGCCATGCTTTGTCGTCCTCTGTAGTTGCAGGTACGATTCGGTCAACCATCGTGCACGGAAAAGTCGTGTTCTCCCGGATCCAGGCTGCCAGTTCAGAATCTAGCTGTTCGGCAAACTGCAAAATAACTTTCTGCAAGACATCGCCATTATTCGGCAAATTGTCACAGCTCAGCAGAGTGAAGCTCTTCAGGCCCTTTTCTTTCCGCTTTTTCAGCCCCGCCACAATAAAACCGGGGGTCGATTTCGGGGTGTGCAAATTCGCAATGTCGTACTGAATTTCCGGATGTTCCAGATTCAGGTTTCCAGTTGCCGGATCGTGGCAGTACCCCTTTTCAGTCACGGTTAACGAGACAATTTTAATCTGTTCGTCGGCCATCAAATCTATGGCGTAATGAGGATCATCCGGGCCAACCAGCTCGGCAATCAAGGCGCCCATAATCTGAATATGTGCTTGTTCGTTGTCGCGAATAACCAACGAATAAAGGCCGTCTTGCGGATCCAGTTGATCGCGCACCCGGCCAGAGCGCAAATCGCCGCCGACTATCCCCCAGTCGCCGCCAAATTCTGCAAGGTACCGGTCGGTAAAGTAAGCCTGGTGTGCCCGGTGAAATGCACCCACACCCAAATGGAGAATGCCCGGCTTCAGTGTGTCTCGGTTGTAGGATGGCTGCGCAGTTCCTTCCGGCAAATGGTGCAGCGTTGTGCTTCTTAGTCTCATAATCTGCCTTTTAAAGTTTGTATGCTTGCTTGACCAGGTTATAGGTCAGATCGACTGCCAATGCCTGCGCTTCGTCTTCATGGATACGGTGTTCTGCAACCAGGCGCGCGAGAAATCCGCAGTCCATACGGCGAGCTACATCGTGACGTGCAGGAATCGACAGGAAAGCCCGGGTGTCGTCATTAAAGCCCACACTATTGTAAAAACCGCCCGTTTCAGTCATTTGCTCGCGAAAACGGCGCATGCCCTCGGGACTGTCGTGGAACCACCAGGCTGGCCCCAGTTTTAAGGTGGGATAGTGGCCTGCAAGAGGCGCCAGCTCTCGGCTGTAAACAGTTTCATCCAGCGTAAACAGAATAATTGACAGCCGAGTATCGTTTCCGTACTTATCCAGAAGAGGTTTGAGTGCGCGAACATATTCAGTTTGTACCGGAATATCCGCACCTTTATCGCGGCCGAATTGGCGATACACTTCGGCATTGTGGTTGCGGAAACAACCCGGATGGATCTGCATAACCAGCCCGTCTTCGATGCTCATGCCAGCCATTTCTGTGAGAATCTGTGCCCTGAACAGTTCGGCGTCTTGCGCAGTACATTCGCCCGCAATAGCTTTTGCATAAAGCGTTTCACATTCCGACGGCGATAAATCTGCCGTTGCAGCAGTAGCGTGGCCATGGTCAGTAGAGGTTGCGCCATGCTCTGCAAAATAAGCGCGACGGTTGCGCAGCGCAGCTAAATACCCCGGCCAGGTGCCGGTATCCTCACCGGTTATTTCACCTAGACGCTGCACATTCTCGACAAAGCCTTCAAACTCGGGGTCGACAACCGGGTCCGGACGAAATGCTGTAATGACATTGCCTTTCCATCCGCTTTCGCGAATTTTTTTATGGTGGCGCAGGTCGTCGAGAGGAGATTCGGTTGTTGCGATGGTTTCGATATTCGCTTTTTCAAACAAGGCGCGAGGAAGAAACTCAAGTTTTTGCAGACTATCGGTGATGGTATCGAAGTACAGATCTGCCGTGTCCGGGGTCAGCGCTTTTTCCATCGCGAAAACCTCTTTGAACACATAATCCAGCCACATGCGCGAAGGCGTGCCGCGAAACAGGAAATAATTGTCGGCAAAGGTTCGCCAGATTTTACGCGGGTCTTGCTCTACCGCAGAGCCATCGCGCGACTTAATGCCTAAGGACGCAAGCGAAATACCCTGGCTGTAGAGCATACGAAAAACATAGTGATCGGGCTTGATCAATAACTCCGAAGCATTGCCAAATGGCTCGTTATCCGCAAACCACTGCGGGTCGGTATGGCCATGTGGGCTTACTATCGGCAGATTTTTAATTTCCTGGTACAACCGACGTGCGATATCACGGGTCGTCGTATCGGCAGGAAACAAGCGGTCGGGATGTAATCTTAGCTCGCTCATAATTGTGTCTCTTCGCGTTCGGCAGGCGCTACCGCCGCCTGGGGTTGGGGGTATGCAACGGGAAAATTCCACCGTCGCCAATAAACAAAAGCCAATACCCAAGCTTTGGGTATTGGCAGTGTAAGCACTTAAATTCGATTTAACGATCCACGCGGGCGCCACCACCGCCCACAACTTTTTCCACCTCTTTGAGGTTTGCCATCGTGGTGTCTCCAGGTGTCGTCATCGCTAACGCACCGTGTGCAGCACCGTAGTTTACGGCTTTATCCGGATCACCAAAATTCAGATAACCATAGATCAGACCTGAGGCAAAGCTGTCGCCACCGCCAACACGATCCAAAATTTCAAGGTTGGGACGGTGTGTTGCTTCATAAAACTCACCGGCTGCCCAGCTGATCGCCCCCCAATCGTTGACTGTTGCGGTTTTTACCGCGCGTAATGTAGTCGCTGTTACTTTAAAGTTGGGGTATTCAGATACAGCCTTATCGATCATGGTTTTAAATTTATCAATCGGTAATGTCGACAGGTTCGCATCGACACCTTCCACCTTAAAGCCAAGACATGCCGTAAAATCTTCTTCGTTGCCGATCATTACGTCAACATACCTGGCGAGGCGGCGGTTCACTTCCTGGGCCTTCTCCTGCCCGCCTATGGATTTCCAAAGTGAAGGACGATAGTTAAGGTCATAGGATATGATGGTGCCGTGTTTTTTCGCAGCCGCCATCGCTTCTTCTACCACCGCGGCACTTGTTTCTGAAAGCGCGGCGAAAATACCGCCTGTATGAAACCAGCGCACACCCTTTTCACCGAACAGCGATTCCCAATCGATATCACCGGGCTTGAGTTGGGAAACCGCGGTATGACCTCGGTCAGACACACCTACAGCGCCGCGGATGCCGTAACCTCTCTCGGTAAAGTTTAAGCCATTGCGCACGCTACTGCCGATGCCGTCAAACGCTGCCCACTTAATAAACGAAGCGTCGACACCTCCTTGCAGTATTAAGTCTTCTACGAGTCGCCCCACGTCGTTGTCGGCAAGTGCGGTCACAATAGCCGTGCGCTGCCCAAAACACCGACGCAAGCCTCGCGCAACGTTGTACTCACCACCGCCTTCCCACACGCGAAACTGTCGTGTACATCGAATTCTACCTTCGCCCGGATCGAGTCGCAGCATAACTTCACCGAGTGAAACAAGATCGTACTGACAACTTTCTTTAGATTTAATTTCTAATATCGACATGGTAGAACCTCAACAGAATTGTGTGAATTTACAAACTATTCGCGAGCTCCACAGCTTCCTTGGTAAGGCGTTCAATCTCGGCAAAATTATTCGCTTTAATTAAATCACCTTTTACCATCCAGCTACCGCCGCAGGCGATTACCTTAGGAAACGATAGATAGTCCAGCAAGTTGTTGGCGCCTATGCCACCCGTAGGAATAAATTTAATATTTCCGTAGGGACCACTTAAAGCCTTGAGAGTATTCACTCCACCAAAAGCTTCAGCTGGAAAAAACTTGAGTACTTCAAGGTCAAAATCCAGTGCCATTTCTATGTCTGTCGGGTTGGTAATACCCGGGGCAATTGGAATACCATTCGTCACGCAGTAATCGACAACCTTGGGATTAAAGCCCGGTGAGACCATAAAAGTAGCCCCGGCATCTACAGCGGCTTTTACTTGTTCGACCTTGGAAACGGTGCCCGCTCCAACTTGAATAGTGCCAAGCTCTGCCATGCGTTTCATTGATTCAAGTGCGGCATCAGTGCGAAAAGTCACTTCCGCGCAAGGCAATCCACCAGCGACCAGAGCCTTAGCCAGCGGCGCAGCATCGTCGGCATTGTCGATAGCCACAACAGGTACAACTTTAATCTGCGCAATTTTTTCAAGTTCTGCGTGCATAATTTTTTAAACTCCGATTAAATTTCTGGCGTTGTCAAACAACGTTAAACGTGTAACTTGGATGTTTCATAAAAATGGGCGAGTAATGCCTTTTGTGCTTTTTCACAATCACGCGCGAGTAGTGCATCGACCAAGCGTTCGTGAACCACCTGCACACTTTCCATTTGCTGTGGGTCCGGCCTCGCGCTCAAGCCTTGTTCTATGCAACCTTTAATAGCGTCGCGTAGAGACTCTAGTAAATACACCATCATGGTATTTTGCGTTGCCCGTGCAATTTGCAGGTGAAATTGCATATCCAAAGCGACGAACCTGTCCTGAAAAGCGAGGTATCTCCGCATTTGCGAAACGGTGTTTTGAATTTCTGCCAATTGGTTGTCGGTTCCGCGATCGACCGCGAGTTTTATACACTGTAGCTCAAGCGCAATACGTATTTCGGTGAATTCTTCCTGGGCACGATCTTCAACCTGAATAAATCGGGTGAAATAATCCATCAACGGTTCGCAGGTTACGGGCTTGATCCGTGCCCGTCGCCCATTGGCCACTTCGATGATTCCTCTGGCTTCCAGGTTGCGAAAACTTTCCCGTATGACAGCACGGCTGGCACCCAGGGTTTCCGACAGATGCGCAATGGAAGGCAAACTGTCCCCTGCCTGCAATGATTGTTCGGCAATGAAAGACAGCAACTGATCGTTCGTTTGCTCAACCAAGGTCAACGATTTAATCGGCTTTAACATTTCGTCTCCCCACACAACTAGACTTAGATCAACTAAAACTCGTTATTGTTTGCGTGGAAGGGTTACAGTAGAATTGGCTATCTACCTATCTGATAGGTATTCAAGAATACAACTGCTCAATGACGCGGTCAAGCTACGCATTTATTCATCGACACGCCTCCACGAAGCATTCACCTCCAACCCCCAGAGTGAGTTAATAAGGTTTATCTATGGCTAGAATCGCTGCAATAGGCGAAGTTATGGTGGAATTGGCACCCTATCCTGAGGCCCAAAACAACGAGCAGGAAATCATGGCGCTCGGTTTTGCTGGCGACACCTTCAACACCGCCGTGTATATGGCCAGAACTGGCACCCGCACGGATTACGTTACCTTGCTGGGCGACGACCCCTATAGCTCGCAGATTATCTCGTTGGCCGCATCGGAAGGGATAGGCACCCAAATGATCGAAACCATGGCCGGGCGATTGCCGGGGATGTACATGATCAGAAATTCCGCCGACGGTGAACGCGAATTTTACTATTGGCGCAAAGAGGCCCGTGCCCGCGAATTGTTTGCAGAAAAGTCTCACACCGACAGACTGACCGAACAGCTGATGGAATGTGAGTACCTGTACTTCAGCGGCATTACGCTCGCTATTATCAGCGAACACTCGCGTGAAGTACTGCTGAACTTTGTTGATAAATACCGCGCTGCAGGCGGTGTATTTTGTTTTGATATTAATTACCGCCCCCGCCTTTGGGATTGTCAGCAACAAGCGCAACAGATCATGATGGACATGATGCATCACGCGGATATGGCTCTCCTGACCCTCGATGACGAAGAATTACTTTGGGGCGATGGCTCAATTGATGCGACTGTCGCTCGCTATAAAGATTGCGGTATTAGCGAACTCATATTAAAACGCGGAGCAAAAGAGGTTGTTGCCGTGGTGGACGGTGAGGAAGTTCATATTCCTGTTCCGCGCGTAGACGGTGTGGTAGACACCACAGGCGCAGGGGATTCATTTAACGCGGGCTATGTGTCAGCTCGAGTAAAAGGCTATGATTTCCGCAGCGCGGTAGAACACGGCGTGCATGTAGCGTCCATTGTTATCCGCAATCGCGGGGCGATCGTAAAGAAAACCAAGTTCAATGCGGATTACCTGCCCTTGCAGGACCATTAACTGCAATTCGGCTTAAACTTTTTAAGTAATCGTTAACAAGGGAGCTAATGCTCCCTTGTTATTTCACACTAACTCTCGCCAGCGCACTGACTTACTGACCATACAAACCAAAATAGGTTGGCAAAAACTCGCTAACGGCCGGCACATAAGTCACTAGCAGGAGCGCGATAAACATCGCTGCATAGAGCGGTAGCAACGGCCTGATCAAGCGTGCGATTGTTGTCTTCGCAATACTACAGCCTACAAACAACACACTGCCCACCGGTGGCGTGCATAGCCCGATACACAGGTTTAACACCATCATAATCCCAAAGTGCAGCGGTGACATACCCAGGCTCACTGCAACGGGAAGAAAGATCGGAGTGAAAATAAGCACAGCGGGTGTCATGTCCATGAAAATGCCCACCGCCAGCAATATCAAATTGATGGTCAATAGAATAACAAATGGGTTATCACTCAAATGCATCAAGGCATTGCTGATACTTTGCGGAATATTTTCGTAGCTCAGCATCCAACTCATCGCAGTTGAAGTACCGATTAACAACAGAACTATTGCCGTAGTTTCGACGGCTTTAGTGAAAATCTCCGGCAAATCGCTGACCTTAACTTCCCGGTAGACCGCCACCGAGAGAAACAGCGCGTAAAGCACCGCAATAACGCTAGCTTCAGTTGCAGTAAAATAGCCGCCGACGATCCCACCAATCACCAATACAATAAGAAACAGACTCGGTAGCGCATCGAAGGTTTTTGTCACCAACTCACGCGCCTTCGGCAAGCGTCCCACCGGGTAATTATTGATTTTAGCGTAGACGGCACAGACCCCCATTAATCCAAGCGACACCAAAATACCCGGTAAATAGCCGGCCACAAACAAGGCGGCAATGGACACTCCGCCGCTGGCGAGCGAGTAAATAATTAGAATATTGCTAGGGGGGATTAACAAACCTGTCGTTGAGGCTGTTACCGTAATCGCCGCTGTAAAATTGCGGTCGTAACCTTCTTTTTCCATTGTCGGAATCATAAAGCCACCGATTGCCGAGGTAGCGGCGACCGAGGATCCCGATATTGCGCCAAACAGGGTGCAACTAATAATGTTTACGAACGCTAATCCCCCAGGCACCATACCTACAAGTACCTTCGCAAATTCAATGAGTCGTGCTGCAATTCCGCCGCGGCCCATTAACAGCCCCGACAATACGAAAAAGGGGATCGCCAGAAGTGCGAAGCTATCCAGGCCACCGCCCATCCGTTGGGCAACGGTGGTTACAGCAGGAATAAAATCGATAGTAAAAAGCATGGCCAGCACGGTGGCGACACCGATGCTTATGGATACAGGAACATTAATCAGCAGCAGCGCGACAAATGACACCAATAAAACAATTACAGATATTTCCACAGGTGGACTCCCGAGTTCTCGTTATTCTTCAGTCGTGCTGATATTTTCTGGCAAGCTCGCATAAGGGGTTAAGAGACGTTCAAGCGCAAACAGCATAATCAGGCAACCACTGATAGGGAGCACACTGTAGACCACGCCAATAGGTATTTGTAAAGCCGCAGAAATCTGGTTCAACTCGAGGGTGATTAACATCAGATTAGCGCCACCGACAACCATGACAGCGAGCGCGAACAACAAGCAAACACTATCGGTAATTTTTTGCACAGCCGCGGCCGCAGGAGCGTTTAAACTGCGGGTGACTATATCCAGCCCCAAGTGCGCATGCTTTCGGTACGCGTAAGCCGCGCCGAGCAAACCAATCCAGATCAGTAAGAAGCGCGCAACTTCTTCGGTATAGGAACTGGGTTCACTCATGACAAAGCGCGTGATAACCTGCCAGCTAACATCTACAACAATCGCAAACATTAAAAATCCGACAAAATACCCCAGAAGCACCTCTACTTTTGCTAACAAATTTTTCATCGCCCAGCCCTATATCGCTTTTATGCGTTCGAGAAGGTCATACGCAGGGGTGCCTTCGTAACTTTTTTGCATTTCCTGAACCACATCCATAAATGGTTGTTTATCGGGATAAATGATTTCCACACCGGCGGCTTTTACAGCGTCCAACGCCTCATTGGTCGCCTGAACCCATAACTTACGCTGGAACACGACGGCATCATCCATAGCCTGCTGCAACCAGGCCTGCTCCTGAGCCGACAGCGAATTCCATACGTAGCTGCTGATAATCACAATATCAGGCACTGATGTGTGCTCGTTTAAGGTAAAAAATTTGCACACTTCGTAATGCTTTGAAGAAAAGAAACTGGGAGGATTATTTTCCGCACCATCAACCACCCCTTGCTGAAGTGCGGTATAAAGCTCACCCCAGGATATGGGCGTACCCGAGCCCCCCATTGCCTTCACCATACGCACGGCGGTCTGGCTGTTTTGCACCCGGATCTTCATTCCCT comes from Teredinibacter turnerae and encodes:
- a CDS encoding NAD(P)(+) transhydrogenase (Re/Si-specific) subunit beta: MLNISGSVTAFAYLVASVLFILALRGLSSPETSRTGNRLGMAGMALAIVTTMVSPEITSYWWIIGALLLGATIGLTIAHRIAMTAMPQLVAAFHSLVGLAAVLVAAAAYSNPAAFKLLDASGLIYAGSRIEMSLGVVIGAITFSGSIIAFTKLQGLVSGAPVVFRGQHPLNALLGLCLAGLMVAFYMDQSPAYFWGMTALAFLLGVLIIIPIGGADMPVVVSMLNSYSGWAAAGIGFTLQNSALIITGALVGSSGAILSYIMCKGMNRSFFNVILGGFGGDSGVAGVAGAEERPVKQGSAEDAAFIMKNAGSVIIVPGYGMAVAQAQHALREMADGLKAAGVDVKYAIHPVAGRMPGHMNVLLAEANVPYDEVFELEDINSEFQSADVAFVIGANDVTNPAAKTDPQSAIYGMPILDVERARTVLFVKRGMAAGYAGVQNELFFRDNTMMLFGDAKKMVEGIIRNFD
- the uxaC gene encoding glucuronate isomerase — protein: MSELRLHPDRLFPADTTTRDIARRLYQEIKNLPIVSPHGHTDPQWFADNEPFGNASELLIKPDHYVFRMLYSQGISLASLGIKSRDGSAVEQDPRKIWRTFADNYFLFRGTPSRMWLDYVFKEVFAMEKALTPDTADLYFDTITDSLQKLEFLPRALFEKANIETIATTESPLDDLRHHKKIRESGWKGNVITAFRPDPVVDPEFEGFVENVQRLGEITGEDTGTWPGYLAALRNRRAYFAEHGATSTDHGHATAATADLSPSECETLYAKAIAGECTAQDAELFRAQILTEMAGMSIEDGLVMQIHPGCFRNHNAEVYRQFGRDKGADIPVQTEYVRALKPLLDKYGNDTRLSIILFTLDETVYSRELAPLAGHYPTLKLGPAWWFHDSPEGMRRFREQMTETGGFYNSVGFNDDTRAFLSIPARHDVARRMDCGFLARLVAEHRIHEDEAQALAVDLTYNLVKQAYKL
- a CDS encoding Re/Si-specific NAD(P)(+) transhydrogenase subunit alpha, encoding MKIAILKERRAHERRVAITPEVVKKFVSKGAEVVVEATAGIASRIPDEAFEQAGAIIAADIETTLRGSDIVLKVQRPLLAGEGDVDELAYLQPGCTLVSQLSPYNAPESLRAYERAGVTALAMEFVPRITRAQTMDVLSSQANLAGYRAVLEAAFEYERAMPMMMTAAGTIAPAKVMVLGAGVAGLQAIATARRLGAVVCGTDVRPAAKEQVESLGAKFVMVESAEMANAETAGGYAKEMSDEFKRRQAELVAATLAKQDIAICTALIPGRPAPTLITAEMVAQMRPGSIIVDMAVEQGGNCALSRSGEVVDADGVSIIGYQNMPARIAADASALYARNLYAFLEPHLQPESKALKFNWDDEIIAATLLTRDGHIVHPQFLDTGEN
- a CDS encoding sugar kinase — its product is MSILEIKSKESCQYDLVSLGEVMLRLDPGEGRIRCTRQFRVWEGGGEYNVARGLRRCFGQRTAIVTALADNDVGRLVEDLILQGGVDASFIKWAAFDGIGSSVRNGLNFTERGYGIRGAVGVSDRGHTAVSQLKPGDIDWESLFGEKGVRWFHTGGIFAALSETSAAVVEEAMAAAKKHGTIISYDLNYRPSLWKSIGGQEKAQEVNRRLARYVDVMIGNEEDFTACLGFKVEGVDANLSTLPIDKFKTMIDKAVSEYPNFKVTATTLRAVKTATVNDWGAISWAAGEFYEATHRPNLEILDRVGGGDSFASGLIYGYLNFGDPDKAVNYGAAHGALAMTTPGDTTMANLKEVEKVVGGGGARVDR
- a CDS encoding TRAP transporter large permease: MEISVIVLLVSFVALLLINVPVSISIGVATVLAMLFTIDFIPAVTTVAQRMGGGLDSFALLAIPFFVLSGLLMGRGGIAARLIEFAKVLVGMVPGGLAFVNIISCTLFGAISGSSVAATSAIGGFMIPTMEKEGYDRNFTAAITVTASTTGLLIPPSNILIIYSLASGGVSIAALFVAGYLPGILVSLGLMGVCAVYAKINNYPVGRLPKARELVTKTFDALPSLFLIVLVIGGIVGGYFTATEASVIAVLYALFLSVAVYREVKVSDLPEIFTKAVETTAIVLLLIGTSTAMSWMLSYENIPQSISNALMHLSDNPFVILLTINLILLAVGIFMDMTPAVLIFTPIFLPVAVSLGMSPLHFGIMMVLNLCIGLCTPPVGSVLFVGCSIAKTTIARLIRPLLPLYAAMFIALLLVTYVPAVSEFLPTYFGLYGQ
- a CDS encoding FadR/GntR family transcriptional regulator; the encoded protein is MLKPIKSLTLVEQTNDQLLSFIAEQSLQAGDSLPSIAHLSETLGASRAVIRESFRNLEARGIIEVANGRRARIKPVTCEPLMDYFTRFIQVEDRAQEEFTEIRIALELQCIKLAVDRGTDNQLAEIQNTVSQMRRYLAFQDRFVALDMQFHLQIARATQNTMMVYLLESLRDAIKGCIEQGLSARPDPQQMESVQVVHERLVDALLARDCEKAQKALLAHFYETSKLHV
- a CDS encoding NAD(P) transhydrogenase subunit alpha, with translation MHGEFVSQLSIFVLAVFVGYYVVWSVTPALHTPLMAVTNAISSVIIVGALVAAGPEEMSPAKILGFAAMVLAAINIFGGFAVTQRMLAMYKKKK
- a CDS encoding mannitol dehydrogenase family protein; translated protein: MRLRSTTLHHLPEGTAQPSYNRDTLKPGILHLGVGAFHRAHQAYFTDRYLAEFGGDWGIVGGDLRSGRVRDQLDPQDGLYSLVIRDNEQAHIQIMGALIAELVGPDDPHYAIDLMADEQIKIVSLTVTEKGYCHDPATGNLNLEHPEIQYDIANLHTPKSTPGFIVAGLKKRKEKGLKSFTLLSCDNLPNNGDVLQKVILQFAEQLDSELAAWIRENTTFPCTMVDRIVPATTEDDKAWLEAKLGMRDEAMVIGEPFIQWVIEDKFCNDRPAWEKVGALLVDDVTVYEHMKLRLLNGSHSLLAYTGYLSGFNTINEVMAQPAFVNMCRIFMDREAGLVVEEPTGFDIQHYKQQLRDRFANSGLKHRTWQIAMDGSQKLPQRLLSSLRDQLGGEKQIDIICLAVAAWIRYVSGVDEKGEAIDVRDPLAGQLREICDAAKGDAKQMVADIVGVEKIFGTDLKSETQFVERTVHWLESIYAKGTLATVQENFG
- a CDS encoding sugar kinase, yielding MARIAAIGEVMVELAPYPEAQNNEQEIMALGFAGDTFNTAVYMARTGTRTDYVTLLGDDPYSSQIISLAASEGIGTQMIETMAGRLPGMYMIRNSADGEREFYYWRKEARARELFAEKSHTDRLTEQLMECEYLYFSGITLAIISEHSREVLLNFVDKYRAAGGVFCFDINYRPRLWDCQQQAQQIMMDMMHHADMALLTLDDEELLWGDGSIDATVARYKDCGISELILKRGAKEVVAVVDGEEVHIPVPRVDGVVDTTGAGDSFNAGYVSARVKGYDFRSAVEHGVHVASIVIRNRGAIVKKTKFNADYLPLQDH
- a CDS encoding bifunctional 4-hydroxy-2-oxoglutarate aldolase/2-dehydro-3-deoxy-phosphogluconate aldolase; this translates as MHAELEKIAQIKVVPVVAIDNADDAAPLAKALVAGGLPCAEVTFRTDAALESMKRMAELGTIQVGAGTVSKVEQVKAAVDAGATFMVSPGFNPKVVDYCVTNGIPIAPGITNPTDIEMALDFDLEVLKFFPAEAFGGVNTLKALSGPYGNIKFIPTGGIGANNLLDYLSFPKVIACGGSWMVKGDLIKANNFAEIERLTKEAVELANSL